One region of Caldimonas thermodepolymerans genomic DNA includes:
- a CDS encoding CysB family HTH-type transcriptional regulator gives MNLHQFRFVQEAVRRNLNLTETAKALYTSQPGISKAILELEEELGVDIFARHGKRLKRVTEPGEQVLKSIEIIMREVNNLKRIGEEFSKQDAGTLSIATTHTQARYVLPAPVAQLRKRFPKVNISLHQGTPEQVAQMVIEEAAEIGLATESLAQFDELVTLPCYEWQHVVVLPATHALAKAERLSLEQLAAEPLISYHPSFTGRTKVDQAFALKHLKPNIVLEAIDSDVIKTYVKLGLGIGIVAEMAVREDPAFAPGGELVWRPAGHLFGQNVARLAFKRGAYLRNFVYAFAELLSDRLNRNLIIRAMGAEGQDYGL, from the coding sequence ATGAACCTGCACCAGTTCCGTTTCGTCCAGGAGGCGGTGCGCCGCAACCTGAACCTCACCGAGACGGCCAAGGCGCTCTACACCTCCCAGCCCGGCATCTCCAAGGCCATCCTGGAGCTGGAGGAGGAACTCGGCGTCGACATCTTCGCCCGCCACGGCAAGCGCCTGAAACGGGTCACCGAGCCCGGCGAGCAGGTGTTGAAGTCCATCGAGATCATCATGCGCGAGGTGAACAACCTCAAGCGCATCGGCGAGGAGTTCTCCAAGCAGGACGCCGGCACGCTGTCGATCGCGACCACCCACACCCAGGCGCGCTACGTGCTGCCCGCCCCGGTGGCGCAGCTGCGCAAGCGTTTTCCCAAGGTGAACATCAGCCTGCACCAGGGCACGCCCGAGCAGGTGGCGCAGATGGTCATCGAGGAGGCTGCCGAGATCGGGCTGGCGACCGAGTCGCTCGCGCAGTTCGACGAGCTGGTCACGCTGCCCTGCTACGAATGGCAGCACGTGGTGGTGCTGCCCGCCACCCATGCGCTGGCCAAGGCCGAGCGCCTGTCGCTCGAGCAGCTGGCCGCCGAGCCGCTGATCTCCTACCACCCGTCCTTCACCGGCCGCACCAAGGTCGACCAGGCCTTCGCGCTCAAGCACCTCAAGCCCAACATCGTGCTCGAGGCCATCGATTCGGACGTCATCAAGACCTACGTGAAGCTGGGCCTGGGCATCGGCATCGTGGCCGAGATGGCGGTGCGCGAGGACCCGGCCTTCGCCCCCGGCGGCGAGCTGGTCTGGCGCCCGGCCGGCCACCTGTTCGGGCAGAACGTCGCCCGGCTGGCGTTCAAGCGCGGCGCCTACCTGCGCAACTTCGTCTATGCCTTTGCCGAACTGCTGTCCGACCGGCTCAACCGCAACCTGATCATCCGCGCGATGGGCGCGGAAGGACAGGACTACGGACTCTGA
- a CDS encoding sirohydrochlorin chelatase: MSAPHRLGILLFAHGARDPQWARPFEATAERLRALAPQAAVELAFLEFMAPDLAQAGDRLAAAGCSVVSVVPLFLGAGGHVRKDLPALLAQLAGRHPQVRWQLTPAVGETAALIDAMARAAYTLSHTST, encoded by the coding sequence ATGAGCGCCCCGCACCGCCTCGGCATCCTGCTGTTCGCCCACGGTGCGCGCGACCCGCAGTGGGCGCGGCCCTTCGAGGCGACCGCCGAGCGGTTGCGTGCGCTGGCGCCGCAGGCGGCGGTGGAACTGGCGTTCCTGGAGTTCATGGCGCCGGACCTGGCGCAAGCCGGCGACCGGCTGGCCGCAGCCGGCTGCAGCGTCGTCAGCGTGGTGCCGCTGTTCCTCGGTGCCGGGGGCCACGTGCGCAAGGACCTGCCCGCGCTGCTCGCCCAGCTCGCCGGGCGCCACCCGCAGGTGCGCTGGCAGCTCACGCCCGCCGTCGGCGAGACCGCGGCGCTGATCGACGCGATGGCCCGCGCGGCATACACCCTCAGCCACACGTCAACATAG
- the lptG gene encoding LPS export ABC transporter permease LptG produces MKTVRRLIYTDVLTAVAFVTVAFLALFFFIEFIDELEKVGRRGYALGSAVLYCLLQMPGRLYELLPIAVLIGTIYAMARLAQSSEFTILRTSGLGPGSALALLMGLGMGFAVLTYVVGDYLAPWSDKHAEAARAQSRGSASFGQASAWLKDHRVTPEGERSYSIQLTAISADGDLRDVHIYEFDGEGRLVSWMSAPRAKIMPGPVWRLEELRRSHWQPVTGPDVRPGELELVDEVYAIYDWPSSLSPSVVAAAVQPPQTMSTIDLYRYASHLADNEQSPQRYELQFWRKALYPLACLVMVALALPFAYLHGRSGGISLKVFGGIMLGISFVLLNNVFGHIGLLQNWTPWIAAATPSAVYLVLSLLAFNWLVRNR; encoded by the coding sequence ATGAAAACCGTCCGCAGACTGATCTACACCGACGTGCTGACCGCCGTGGCCTTCGTCACGGTGGCGTTCCTCGCGCTGTTCTTCTTCATCGAGTTCATCGACGAGCTGGAGAAGGTCGGCCGGCGCGGCTATGCGCTCGGTTCGGCGGTGCTGTACTGCCTGCTGCAGATGCCCGGGCGCCTGTACGAGCTGCTGCCGATCGCGGTGCTGATCGGCACCATCTACGCGATGGCGCGGCTGGCACAGTCGTCGGAATTCACGATCCTGCGCACCAGCGGGCTGGGGCCGGGATCGGCGCTGGCACTGCTGATGGGGCTGGGCATGGGGTTCGCGGTGCTGACCTACGTGGTCGGCGACTACCTCGCGCCGTGGAGCGACAAGCACGCCGAGGCCGCACGCGCCCAGTCGCGCGGCAGCGCGTCGTTCGGACAGGCCAGCGCCTGGCTGAAGGACCACCGCGTCACGCCGGAGGGCGAGCGCAGCTACTCGATCCAGCTCACCGCGATCTCGGCCGACGGCGACCTGCGCGACGTCCACATCTACGAATTCGACGGCGAAGGCCGGCTGGTGTCCTGGATGAGCGCGCCGCGCGCCAAGATCATGCCCGGGCCGGTGTGGCGGCTCGAGGAGCTGCGGCGCAGCCACTGGCAGCCGGTGACCGGCCCCGACGTGCGCCCCGGCGAGCTGGAACTGGTGGACGAGGTCTACGCGATCTACGACTGGCCCAGCTCGCTGTCGCCCTCGGTGGTGGCCGCGGCCGTGCAACCCCCCCAGACCATGTCCACCATCGACCTGTACCGCTACGCCTCGCACCTGGCCGACAACGAGCAGTCGCCGCAGCGCTACGAGCTGCAGTTCTGGCGCAAGGCGCTCTACCCCCTGGCCTGCCTGGTGATGGTGGCGCTGGCGCTGCCGTTCGCCTACCTGCACGGGCGCTCCGGCGGCATCAGCCTGAAGGTGTTCGGCGGCATCATGCTGGGCATCAGCTTCGTGCTGCTGAACAACGTGTTCGGCCACATCGGGCTGCTGCAGAACTGGACGCCCTGGATCGCCGCGGCCACGCCCAGCGCGGTCTACCTGGTGCTGTCGCTGCTGGCCTTCAACTGGCTGGTACGCAACCGATGA
- a CDS encoding pyridoxal phosphate-dependent aminotransferase produces the protein MSTTTTALAPRTPEIGSRLPKVGTTIFTVMSALAQEHGAVNLGQGFPDFDCAPRLVDCVTEAMRAGHNQYPPMAGVPALREAIAAKIERVYGRRYDANQEITVTAGATQAILTAILAVVRPGDEVIVLEPCYDSYEPNIELAGGKAVFVPLGRSGEPGDFRPDFARIAAAITPRTRAILVNTPHNPSATVWTREDMQALAELLRPTDIVVIADEVYEHMVYDGRVHESVARHPELAARSFIVSSFGKTYHVTGWKVGYVAAPAPLTAEFRKVHQFNVFTVNTPVQHGLARYMDDPSPYLGLSAFYQRKRDLFRAGLAQTRFRVLPSEGSYFQCVDYSAISDSSELEFCRWLTTEIGVAAIPLSVFYDGGREQRVVRFCFAKKDETLQEALQRLARL, from the coding sequence ATGAGCACGACCACCACCGCCCTCGCCCCCCGCACCCCCGAGATCGGGTCCCGCCTGCCCAAGGTCGGCACGACCATCTTCACGGTGATGTCCGCCCTCGCCCAGGAGCACGGCGCCGTGAACCTGGGCCAGGGCTTCCCGGACTTCGACTGCGCCCCGCGGCTGGTCGACTGCGTGACCGAGGCGATGCGCGCCGGGCACAACCAGTACCCCCCGATGGCCGGCGTGCCGGCGCTGCGCGAGGCGATCGCGGCCAAGATCGAGCGCGTCTACGGCCGCCGCTACGACGCCAACCAGGAGATCACCGTCACCGCCGGCGCGACGCAGGCCATCCTGACGGCCATCCTGGCGGTGGTGCGCCCGGGCGACGAGGTGATCGTGCTCGAGCCCTGCTACGACAGCTACGAGCCCAACATCGAGCTGGCCGGCGGCAAGGCGGTGTTCGTGCCGCTGGGCCGCAGCGGCGAGCCGGGCGACTTCCGGCCCGACTTCGCGCGCATCGCCGCAGCCATCACGCCGCGCACGCGCGCCATCCTGGTCAACACCCCGCACAACCCCAGCGCCACGGTGTGGACCCGCGAGGACATGCAGGCGCTGGCCGAGCTGCTGCGCCCGACCGACATCGTCGTGATCGCCGACGAGGTCTACGAGCACATGGTCTACGACGGGCGGGTGCACGAGAGCGTCGCGCGCCACCCGGAGCTGGCCGCGCGCAGCTTCATCGTCTCCAGCTTCGGCAAGACCTATCACGTGACCGGCTGGAAGGTCGGCTACGTGGCCGCGCCGGCGCCGCTGACCGCCGAGTTCCGCAAGGTGCACCAGTTCAACGTGTTCACGGTCAACACGCCGGTGCAGCACGGGCTGGCACGCTACATGGACGACCCGTCGCCCTACCTGGGGCTGAGCGCGTTCTACCAGCGCAAGCGCGACCTGTTCCGCGCCGGGCTGGCGCAGACGCGCTTCCGCGTGCTGCCCAGCGAAGGCAGCTACTTCCAGTGCGTGGACTACAGCGCGATCAGCGACAGCAGCGAGCTCGAGTTCTGCCGCTGGCTCACCACCGAGATCGGCGTGGCGGCGATCCCGCTGTCGGTGTTCTACGACGGCGGGCGCGAGCAGCGCGTGGTGCGCTTCTGCTTCGCCAAGAAGGACGAGACGCTGCAGGAAGCGTTGCAGCGCCTGGCGCGCCTCTGA
- a CDS encoding leucyl aminopeptidase, which yields MDFRFLSLPAAGLADIAADALVVVVAGDVKKQRLDGALAALLKEAVAQGDFESKPGRVLCLHRPQGVRAPRLVFAAAADASPKAFRKAAADAVNALKSGGTRHAAFAAATPEGLTPGHAEALVTAVSEALYVYRHTKPSAPPAPRLNKVSLVGDKAEAKALQQGLARGQAIAAGVTLARECANRPANHATPTFLAEQAKQLARQFGLRVEVYDRKGVEKIGMGAFLAVAQGSEQPLRFIVLRYEGAGKTKAPTVLVGKGITFDTGGISLKPAAEMDEMKFDMGGAASVLGTFRAIAELKPRINLVGLIPACENMPDGRSVKPGDVVTSLSGQTIEILNTDAEGRLILCDALTYAERFKPAAVIDIATLTGACVIALGHHRSGLFTADDELAHALSESGQQALDPCWRMPLDEEYDEALKSNFADVGNVGGRAGGAITAAMFLRRFAGKYRWAHLDIAGTAWKSGAAKGATGRPVPLLTHFLLRQSS from the coding sequence ATGGACTTCAGATTTCTCTCCCTGCCTGCTGCGGGCCTTGCCGACATCGCAGCCGACGCGCTGGTCGTGGTGGTCGCCGGTGACGTCAAGAAGCAACGCCTGGACGGTGCACTGGCTGCCCTGCTCAAGGAGGCCGTCGCGCAAGGCGATTTCGAGTCGAAACCCGGCCGCGTGCTGTGCCTGCACCGCCCGCAGGGCGTGCGCGCGCCGCGCCTGGTGTTCGCCGCTGCGGCCGATGCCAGTCCCAAGGCCTTCAGGAAGGCGGCGGCCGATGCGGTCAACGCGCTCAAGAGCGGCGGCACCCGCCATGCCGCCTTCGCCGCGGCCACCCCGGAGGGGCTGACGCCCGGGCATGCCGAGGCGCTGGTCACGGCGGTGTCGGAGGCGCTGTACGTCTACCGCCACACCAAGCCGAGCGCCCCGCCGGCGCCGCGCCTGAACAAGGTGTCCCTGGTGGGGGACAAGGCCGAGGCCAAGGCGCTGCAGCAGGGGCTGGCACGCGGCCAGGCCATCGCCGCCGGGGTCACGCTGGCGCGCGAGTGCGCGAACCGGCCGGCCAACCACGCCACGCCGACCTTCCTCGCCGAGCAGGCGAAGCAGCTGGCCAGGCAGTTCGGCCTGCGCGTCGAGGTGTACGACCGCAAGGGGGTCGAGAAGATCGGCATGGGCGCCTTCCTCGCGGTGGCGCAGGGCTCCGAGCAGCCGCTGCGCTTCATCGTGCTGCGCTACGAGGGGGCGGGCAAGACCAAGGCGCCGACCGTGCTGGTGGGCAAGGGCATCACCTTCGACACCGGCGGTATCTCGCTCAAGCCGGCCGCCGAGATGGACGAGATGAAGTTCGACATGGGCGGGGCGGCCAGCGTGCTGGGCACCTTCCGCGCCATTGCCGAGCTCAAGCCGCGCATCAACCTGGTCGGCCTGATCCCGGCGTGCGAGAACATGCCCGACGGCCGCTCGGTCAAGCCGGGCGACGTGGTCACCAGCCTGTCGGGCCAGACCATCGAGATCCTCAACACCGACGCCGAGGGGCGCCTGATCCTCTGCGACGCGCTGACCTATGCCGAGCGCTTCAAACCGGCCGCCGTGATCGACATCGCGACGTTGACCGGCGCCTGCGTGATCGCGCTGGGCCATCACCGCTCGGGCCTGTTCACTGCCGACGACGAGCTGGCGCACGCGCTGAGCGAGTCGGGCCAGCAGGCGCTCGATCCGTGCTGGCGCATGCCGCTGGACGAGGAGTACGACGAGGCGCTCAAGAGCAACTTCGCCGACGTCGGCAACGTGGGCGGGCGCGCCGGCGGCGCGATCACCGCGGCGATGTTCCTGCGCCGCTTCGCCGGCAAGTACCGCTGGGCCCACCTGGACATCGCCGGCACGGCCTGGAAGAGCGGGGCCGCCAAGGGCGCCACCGGTCGCCCGGTGCCCCTGCTGACCCACTTCCTGCTGCGCCAGTCCAGCTGA
- a CDS encoding DNA polymerase III subunit chi, which translates to MTEIAFHFNVPDKLGYACRLLRKAYRSAAEVGVLGPAPLLAELDRALWSFDQLEFIPHASTKQSGGVVGRYTRVWLAPSAADVPHHGVLVNLGDEVPEGFERFARLIEIVSTDERDRQAARRRWRHYGDRGYTIQRHEVGAAS; encoded by the coding sequence GTGACCGAGATCGCCTTCCACTTCAACGTGCCGGACAAGCTCGGCTACGCCTGCCGCCTGCTGCGCAAGGCGTACCGCAGCGCGGCGGAAGTCGGCGTGCTCGGTCCGGCACCGTTGCTGGCCGAACTCGACCGGGCGCTGTGGAGTTTCGACCAGCTCGAGTTCATTCCGCACGCCTCGACGAAGCAGTCCGGCGGCGTGGTCGGCCGCTACACGCGGGTCTGGCTGGCGCCTTCGGCGGCCGACGTGCCGCACCACGGCGTGCTGGTGAACCTGGGCGACGAGGTGCCCGAAGGCTTCGAGCGCTTCGCGCGGCTCATCGAGATCGTCTCCACCGACGAACGGGACCGCCAGGCCGCGCGACGCCGCTGGCGCCACTACGGGGATCGCGGCTACACGATCCAGCGACACGAGGTGGGGGCGGCGTCATGA
- a CDS encoding Crp/Fnr family transcriptional regulator: MTTPVLTIDERQTIESGPWFSRLSPALRSDILSRATVRRVPDGAMLSSRGQPASEWIGVAKGTVRVSSVSLSGKQITLTYVEPGTWFGDISLFDGLPRTHDAHAHGETTLLVVRKPDFMELLHQHVELYDALLRLNCRRLRLMFNVIEDLNTLPLAARLAKQLLLLARSYGIPQGHEIRIGLQLAQEDLAQLLGASRQRVNQELKAFEREGIVRIEPTRLVVLSKDKLMAMAEG; encoded by the coding sequence ATGACCACCCCCGTTCTTACAATCGACGAACGCCAAACGATCGAGTCCGGACCTTGGTTCTCCAGGCTTTCGCCCGCGCTGCGTTCCGACATCCTCTCCAGGGCCACGGTACGCCGCGTGCCGGACGGGGCGATGCTCTCGTCGCGGGGCCAGCCCGCATCGGAATGGATCGGCGTGGCCAAGGGCACGGTGCGGGTCAGCTCCGTCTCGCTGTCGGGCAAGCAGATCACCCTCACCTACGTGGAGCCGGGCACCTGGTTCGGCGACATCTCGCTGTTCGACGGGCTGCCGCGCACCCACGACGCGCACGCGCATGGCGAGACGACGCTGCTGGTGGTGCGCAAGCCCGACTTCATGGAGCTGCTGCACCAGCATGTCGAGCTGTACGATGCGCTGCTGCGGCTCAACTGCCGGCGCCTGCGGCTGATGTTCAACGTCATCGAGGACCTGAACACGCTGCCGCTGGCCGCGCGGCTGGCCAAGCAGCTGCTGCTGCTGGCGCGCAGCTACGGCATCCCGCAGGGCCACGAGATCCGCATCGGCCTGCAGCTCGCGCAGGAGGACCTGGCGCAGCTGCTCGGTGCCTCGCGCCAGCGCGTGAACCAGGAGCTCAAGGCCTTCGAGCGCGAGGGCATCGTGCGCATCGAGCCCACGCGCCTGGTCGTGCTCTCCAAGGACAAGCTGATGGCCATGGCCGAGGGCTGA
- a CDS encoding histidine phosphatase family protein, translating to MTPHWPQRRRIYLMRHGSVDYFLPDGTPVHPDTVPLNAAGQAQADAAGRLFATAGVRFDRVIVSGLPRTVQTAERVLAASDQQLEIEIQPALQEIRPGRLADIPREGLREAFVGAFQGFADESARFLGGESIGEMLDRILPAFERLLADDSWQQLLLVLHGAVNRGLLSYLMAGQRCFLGRIEQAPACINVVDVSAEDAVVRAINLAPTQWLHERERHTTMEKLLAQYLRLQDTLAPR from the coding sequence ATGACGCCGCACTGGCCCCAGCGCCGGCGCATCTACCTGATGCGCCACGGCTCGGTCGACTACTTCCTGCCCGACGGCACGCCGGTGCATCCCGACACCGTGCCGCTGAACGCCGCGGGCCAGGCCCAGGCCGATGCCGCGGGCCGGCTGTTCGCCACGGCGGGCGTGCGCTTCGACCGCGTGATCGTCAGCGGCCTGCCGCGCACCGTGCAGACCGCCGAGCGCGTGCTGGCCGCCAGCGACCAGCAACTGGAGATCGAGATCCAGCCTGCGCTGCAGGAGATCCGCCCCGGGCGGCTCGCCGACATCCCGCGCGAGGGCCTGCGGGAGGCCTTCGTCGGCGCCTTCCAGGGATTCGCCGACGAATCGGCGCGCTTCCTCGGCGGCGAGTCGATCGGCGAGATGCTCGACCGCATCCTGCCGGCGTTCGAGCGGCTGCTCGCCGACGACAGCTGGCAGCAGCTGCTGCTGGTGCTGCACGGCGCGGTCAACCGCGGGCTGCTGTCCTACCTGATGGCCGGGCAGCGCTGCTTCCTCGGCCGCATCGAGCAGGCCCCGGCCTGCATCAACGTGGTCGACGTCAGCGCCGAGGACGCCGTGGTGCGCGCCATCAACCTCGCGCCGACGCAGTGGCTGCACGAGCGCGAGCGCCACACCACGATGGAGAAGCTGCTCGCGCAGTACCTGCGCCTGCAGGACACCCTCGCCCCGCGCTGA
- a CDS encoding phosphotransferase family protein, with product MEDYTGTRPVSAQHAVDVQALTAYLEQHLDGFAGPLSIELFKGGQSNPTYKLTTPQRQYVMRAKPGPVSKLLPSAHAIEREFRVMQALHGSDVPVARMHLLCEDESVIGRAFYVMEFVEGRVLWDQSLPGMTRDERAAIYDEMNRVIAALHSVDFAARGLADYGKPGNYFERQIARWTRQYQASITEPIEAMDRLIEWLPAHIPASARDDQQVSVVHGDFRLDNLIFHPTEPRVLAVLDWELSTLGHPLADFSYHCMAWHIPPGTFRGIGGLDIQALGIPDEREYVRRYCERTGRGDPDAVMADWDFYLAYNLFRLAGILQGIAKRVVDGTASSAQAKQAGAGARPLAEMAWRYAQRMG from the coding sequence ATGGAAGACTACACCGGCACCCGACCCGTCTCCGCCCAGCACGCCGTCGACGTGCAGGCACTCACCGCCTACCTCGAGCAGCACCTGGACGGCTTTGCCGGCCCGTTGTCGATCGAGCTGTTCAAGGGCGGGCAGTCCAACCCGACCTACAAGCTGACCACGCCGCAGCGCCAGTACGTGATGCGCGCCAAGCCGGGGCCGGTCAGCAAGCTGCTGCCCTCGGCGCACGCGATCGAGCGCGAGTTCCGCGTGATGCAGGCGCTGCACGGCAGCGACGTGCCGGTGGCACGCATGCACCTGCTCTGCGAGGACGAATCGGTCATCGGCCGCGCCTTCTACGTGATGGAGTTCGTCGAGGGCCGGGTGCTGTGGGACCAGTCGCTGCCCGGCATGACGCGCGACGAGCGCGCCGCGATCTACGACGAGATGAACCGCGTCATCGCGGCCCTGCACAGCGTGGACTTCGCCGCGCGCGGGCTGGCCGACTACGGCAAGCCGGGCAACTACTTCGAGCGCCAGATCGCGCGCTGGACGCGCCAGTACCAGGCCTCGATCACCGAGCCGATCGAGGCGATGGACCGCCTGATCGAATGGCTGCCGGCACACATCCCGGCCAGCGCGCGCGACGACCAGCAGGTCTCGGTCGTGCATGGCGACTTCCGGCTCGACAACCTGATCTTCCATCCGACCGAGCCGCGCGTGCTGGCGGTGCTGGACTGGGAGCTGTCGACGCTGGGCCACCCGTTGGCCGACTTCAGCTACCACTGCATGGCCTGGCACATCCCGCCCGGCACCTTCCGCGGCATCGGCGGGCTGGACATCCAGGCGCTGGGCATCCCTGACGAGCGCGAGTACGTGCGCCGCTACTGCGAGCGCACCGGTCGCGGCGATCCGGATGCGGTGATGGCCGACTGGGACTTCTACCTCGCCTACAACCTGTTCCGGCTGGCGGGCATCCTGCAGGGCATTGCCAAACGCGTGGTCGACGGCACGGCCTCCAGCGCGCAGGCGAAGCAGGCCGGCGCCGGCGCGCGGCCGCTGGCCGAGATGGCCTGGCGCTACGCGCAGCGCATGGGTTGA
- the lptF gene encoding LPS export ABC transporter permease LptF — protein MLFDSSVRRELARSFGATLVVLLTIVLTMMLIRTLGQAASGSIAPQHVVLAMGYTVLGHLPTLLSLSLFVAVVSCLSRMYRDSEMTIWFASGVPLGRFLRPVLRLAAPVLAVIAVLALLVWPWANQRNADLRDLYERRSDLSRVAPGQFQSSRDGNRVFFIERNTEDGRTGRNVFVLIRADNREAVTSATTGRIELEGEDRFLVLSQGQRVDRDFETDEKNIAQFETFRILAGEKAVARNENLPPKARSSLELWRHPSARNLGELVWRIGLPLTAFNLLVLGVGLSASNPRRGGSWNLLFALLTFIVYFNLLNLTQGWVAGGKLTPLKALLLVHGGAALAGWLVLRWRERGVAGLFGLGRPRTAAA, from the coding sequence ATGTTATTCGATTCCTCCGTCCGTCGAGAGCTGGCGCGCAGTTTCGGTGCGACGCTGGTGGTCTTGCTGACCATCGTGCTGACGATGATGCTGATCCGCACGCTGGGCCAGGCCGCCAGCGGCTCGATCGCGCCGCAGCACGTGGTGCTGGCCATGGGCTACACGGTGCTCGGTCACCTGCCCACCCTGCTGAGCCTGTCGCTGTTCGTCGCCGTGGTCAGCTGCCTGTCGCGCATGTACCGCGACAGCGAGATGACGATCTGGTTCGCCAGCGGCGTGCCGCTCGGCCGCTTCCTGCGCCCGGTGCTGCGCCTGGCCGCGCCGGTGCTGGCGGTGATCGCGGTGCTGGCGCTGCTGGTCTGGCCCTGGGCCAACCAGCGCAACGCGGACCTGCGCGACCTGTACGAGCGACGCTCCGACCTGTCGCGCGTCGCGCCGGGGCAGTTCCAGTCCTCGCGCGACGGCAACCGGGTGTTCTTCATCGAGCGCAACACCGAGGACGGGCGCACCGGGCGCAACGTGTTCGTGCTGATCCGCGCCGACAACCGCGAGGCGGTGACCTCGGCCACCACGGGACGCATCGAGCTCGAGGGCGAGGACCGCTTCCTGGTGCTGAGCCAGGGCCAGCGCGTGGACCGCGACTTCGAGACCGACGAGAAGAACATCGCGCAGTTCGAGACCTTCCGCATCCTGGCCGGCGAGAAGGCCGTGGCACGCAACGAGAACCTGCCACCCAAGGCGCGCTCGTCGCTGGAGCTGTGGCGCCACCCGAGCGCGCGGAACCTGGGCGAACTGGTGTGGCGCATCGGCCTGCCGCTGACGGCCTTCAACCTGCTGGTGCTGGGCGTCGGCCTGTCGGCGTCCAACCCGCGGCGCGGAGGCAGCTGGAACCTGCTGTTCGCGCTGCTGACCTTCATCGTCTACTTCAACCTGCTGAACCTCACCCAGGGCTGGGTGGCCGGCGGCAAGCTCACCCCGCTCAAGGCCCTGCTGCTGGTGCACGGCGGCGCGGCCCTGGCCGGCTGGCTGGTGCTGCGCTGGCGCGAACGGGGCGTCGCCGGACTGTTCGGCCTGGGCCGGCCGCGCACCGCGGCGGCATGA
- a CDS encoding oxepin-CoA hydrolase, alternative type, whose amino-acid sequence MSAELSTERQDRTLILTLTDPQTRNALSEQLVAAGVEALSVAESSEEVRCVVITGAGGQFCSGGNLQQLLRSRRQGAETQTRLLDHFHRLIEAIRTFPKPVIAAVEGAAAGGGCSLALACDLIVAARDAHFTLAYNRIGLSPDGGATWALMQALPRTLATQLIWLSDPVDAEQMHLWGVVNRVTDKGQALAQALSIAQQLAELAPNALASSKELLNQWPGRSLPQQLDAERDCFVDNLLHPNAAEGIDAFLAKRAPGYR is encoded by the coding sequence ATGTCTGCAGAACTGAGCACCGAACGTCAGGATCGCACCCTGATCCTGACCCTGACCGACCCGCAGACCCGCAACGCGCTGTCCGAACAGCTCGTCGCCGCCGGCGTCGAGGCCCTGAGCGTGGCCGAATCGTCCGAGGAGGTACGCTGCGTCGTCATCACCGGCGCCGGCGGCCAGTTCTGCTCGGGCGGCAACCTGCAGCAGCTGCTGCGCAGCCGTCGCCAGGGTGCCGAGACGCAGACCCGCCTGCTCGACCACTTCCATCGGCTGATCGAGGCGATCCGCACCTTTCCCAAGCCGGTCATCGCCGCGGTCGAAGGCGCGGCCGCCGGCGGCGGATGCTCGCTTGCGCTGGCCTGCGACCTGATCGTCGCCGCGCGCGACGCGCACTTCACGCTGGCCTACAACCGCATCGGCCTGTCGCCCGACGGCGGCGCCACCTGGGCGCTGATGCAGGCCCTGCCGCGCACGCTGGCCACGCAGCTGATCTGGCTGAGCGACCCGGTCGACGCCGAGCAGATGCACCTGTGGGGGGTTGTCAACCGGGTGACAGACAAGGGGCAGGCCCTCGCGCAAGCTCTGTCCATCGCGCAGCAGCTGGCCGAACTCGCCCCGAATGCGCTGGCCAGCAGCAAGGAGTTGCTGAACCAGTGGCCCGGCCGCAGCCTGCCCCAGCAACTCGACGCCGAGCGTGACTGTTTTGTCGACAACCTCCTGCACCCCAATGCCGCCGAAGGCATCGATGCCTTCCTCGCCAAGCGCGCCCCGGGCTACCGCTGA